AGTTGGTGAGCAGTTGGTCGGTGGCGTCGTCGAAGCGAGAGGTGAACTTCTCAAAGGCGTTTGCGGGTTGTTCGGTCGTGGCGTGCAGTTGCAGGGCGGCTATGTGTGCCTGTTGCAGGTGGACGGAGCCCTGCTGCCGGTGGTCGGCCTTCCACCGCTCGACGGCGGCAGCCACGCTGAGGGTCTGACTCGTCAGCGCGCTCGGCCACTGGTTGTCGGGCGACGCGAACACCTGCTGGAGGTCATCGGGCCCCACCGACCAGGCCTCCCGTCTGACAGCCTGACTCATCAGCCTGTAGAAGCCCAAGTGAGGCAGAGTCAACGCCTCACGGAGCCATTCAGGTACGGACTCGGGCAGCTCGGCGGCGACCACACCCTCGAACTTCTGGTACATGTCCAGCGCGTCGCCTGAGAGGATCTCGGCACGCTTATTCGTGGGGTGCACCGCCTGCATGGCTTGGAGCACCTCGATCATCGAGGCCGTGCCGGTTTCCAGCGAGTGGCCCGTCACCGCCAGATGGAAGAGGTTCGGGTTGCCGGTCACGCTCAACTGGTCGTACGCGGCCAGCAGCCACTTCTCGCTGTCGGCCGGACCGGACGACAGCGGGAATCCCCGCAGGGTCAGGCTCCGCCGCTCGTCGGCGGAGTATGGCGAGGCGGCCGGCGGGCGTGCAGCCAGGCCCTTTGGCCTCAGCTCGGGCTTGCTCTCCCACAGGTCGGCGAGGGTGTTCGCCTGCTCTTCGGTATTGGCGTAGGCGGCACGCCGGAACGCGTCCATCAGGTCGGTCAGGGTCGCCTCGCCGCTCTCGTCGAGCAGGTGGTCGAAGGCCTGCACCGCATCGGCGGCGTTGCGCGGCTCGGCGTCCAGGAACACCCGGGATGCCGCCTCCGCGCCGTAATGGCTCGCCAACAGCGCATGCAGCGCGGAGACCGCCCGTCGGGCCTCTTCGATCACTGCGGGGCTGGCAGCAAGCGCCCGGCCGACCACGCCTTCATACAGCAGACTCTGCCAGTTCCAGGCAGGATCGTTGTACGCCGCGTCGAAGGGCGACAGCCTCTCTCCCGAGCCGAACCCCGAAGGGTCAGCGATTATCCGCTCAACTTCCTCAAGTATCTCCTCGGCGCGCGCGGCGACCTGGGCCCGCTTGTCCGCCCGCTCCTTGAGCAGTCGCTCGGCAAGCTCCCGGCGACCGCCCGCAGCGTCAGACCGGAATACGACGAGCCTGTCGAACACCTTGCGGTCGGCGCTCCGGTAATCATCGAGAATTTCCTCTAGAAAGGTCCGGAACTTCTTGGCTTTCTCCCGCAGTACGTCGTCCTTGTCCGCCCTCGACGACGCGTGGAGTTCCGCGGCTTCCGTCTGGAAGCGGTTCCAGTACTTCTCCGGTCCGGGCGCCAGTTCGTCCGCATCCTTGGCGGCCTTGCTCGCTGCCATGGCCAGTGGGTCGATGGTGCCGTTGGGCAGATAGCGGCCGTCGCCGTCCGGGTTGTGCACCACGATGGGCCGGGGCCATCCGGTCGGCTGCTTGGTGAGCCCGAGGTCGATCGGCAACCCGGAGGCGAACTTCGCCTCGGGCCGGTACAGGCGTGTGACCAGCTTGCCGAGCCCTTCCTCGTCGAGGCCGAACGCATGCTGGGGGAAGTCCCCGCCGATCCGCGCCACCTCGCGCAGCACGGACAAGGCAATACCTTCACGCACGTCCGCACCGTGGAAGACCTCCGCCTCGAAGGAGACCAGAACCCGCCGCCGGCCGGCCGGCGCATCCGGGTAGGTGTTCACCCACTGAATGCGCGGCCCGAGTCGGTTGATGCCATCCAGGACCTTGGAGGAGCGCAGAGGCCTCTCACGGTCCGGCATCCGCAGCTCGCGCATGCTGGCCCGGTCCAGCGGGTCTCCCTGGTCGTGCAGGGACACCCAGCCGCCCAGTCGCTCCAGCTCCTCGATGCCGAAGACCAGCGTGGTGGGACCGTACCGGGTCTGCATCGGGGCGTCCCCGGACTCCACCCGGAAGAACGCGAAGTCTGCGTTGCCCAGTAGCTGTGCGTCAGCTTTGTTCCAGCCCGAGGCGAGGAAGGCCTCTCCCTGCCGTTCCAGAGCCGACTGGGACACCAGCACACCGCTGTTGGCAATGGCATGGAAAGCAGGGGTGGCGTGCTTGAGCCTCAGCGGTAGATTCCGCAGCCGCTCATACAGGTCCCGCCACTGCCTGTCGCCCAGCAGGTCACCCACATCCGACCGCAGCGCCGTGACGTTGCCGCGCGACAACTCCCGCACGAACTCCGCCCTATCCGCACGCGACAAATCATTGAGATCCGGCACGACGTGGCCCCACTGCTCCCCTTCCGGGACGCTGGCATACGCCTTGCGCCCGCGGTAGGCCCGCACAAGTTCGGCCAGCGCCCCCACCGTGCGCGGAGCCACAGGCCGCAGACCATCCCGGACCAGCTCGCGGGCATTACCGGCCGCCACCGCGCGCTCCACCGCGTCCGCCAGGTTCCGGGCCGCCGCCACCGTCGGCACAAAACTGTTCCTCAAGTGGTACTGGCCGCCGAAACGGGCAGCGTCCACCATGAAACCGTTCAACGCCTGCGCCACCGCATCGGCGGAACGCCGCACCTCGACCGCACGCTCGCGCGCCACCGCCTCGTCGAAGTCCCCGCCGCTCAGCAGTCGTTCCAGGACCTCTAGCGACGCCTGAAGCTTCTGGAAGCGAGCTTGGACCTCCTCACCGGTCCACAGGACCTGGCTGCCGTCCCCGCCGCCGGTGGCGCGAGCCACACGGTCCAGACGGGAAGCGAAGTCCCCAACCTCGCGAGCCCACCTGGACCCCTCCAGCCCCGCGAGCCGGTCCACCAACTCGTGCAGCTCCCGCTGCGACAGAACGCCGGTGTCAATCAGTACCTTCGTCATACGCTGCATGCGGGGACCCAGGGCCCGCCATTCCCGCCAGGGCAGGACGCCCCGCGCGGGAGCATCGCTCAACGAGCGCAGCGATGTGACCTCCTTGCCATCGACCAGAAGGTAGAGCGGGTTGAGTTCCTCGGCCTGGTTTGTTGGCGAGTTCCAGCCGTTGGACGGGAATTGCATCGTGGTGTCGGGGGCGGTCCCGCCCGCCGCGTTCCGGAGGCCCCCGGACCCGTCACCAGTCCCGGACGAGCCCTGAGGATGGAAGGTGCGCCAGGCGGTGGCGTTGCCGTCGGCGTCGTATTTCAGGTTGACACGCGCATCCTGGCCCCACTCGGTGAACGCCACCTCGCCGACGGGTGCGTTGACCGTCCACCCGGAAACGTCCGCAACGATCTGCGCATCGGCCTGCGCCCGGTCCGGGGTCGGGGACTCCGCGCCCGCGGTGCAGGACAGCAAAGTGATCTGCTTGAAGCCGGACAGCTCCTTCTTACGCGCGCGCAGCTCCCGGCCGACCTCCTCCGCACTCCACACCCGGCTGCGCCCATCCGGCCCCACGACATGGAACCCCTGCTCGTTATGGTGAAGCGCCAGGAAGAACGACTCCCCGAACCCTTGCGGAAGGTCCCGCCACTCACCGACCTTCCCCTTGACCGCGTCCTTCCGCCACTGCACATAACGGCTCTGCCCGCCAAGCTTGCCGTACACGTCCTTACGCGCCGCGCCTTCCCTGGCGTCGAAGGACATCACCCCGATACGCCGGCCGCTGGAATCAGTGATCTCCCCCGCCACCACCTCAGGAGCCTGCCACCGCGACCCAGCCCGCCCACCCATGGACGGCATACGGTCACCAGCGGAAGCGAAGACGCCGGAGAAAGACCGACCCGCCGACGCAGCCGCGGCCCGGGACTGCCCAGAACGTCCACCGGGTACGCCGTCGCGCCCCGCACCGCGCTGCCCTTGCGCGGGCAGCACACCACCCTGCGTGACACCCGCAACCGGCTCCACCACAATCCGCGGGACCGTGCTCTCCACAGACGGCCTGACCACACCCGGCACGGACTGCCGGACCGGTCGACCACCACTCGTACCCATCACCCCTGCGCCAGAGGCGGCCGGGGCGCCAGCGGTCCTGGGGTCCCCGCTCGTCGTGGGCGTCCGGGTGCCGGAGATCGTGGCAGCAGAAGATGCGGGCGTGGCGGACGGCGTCGGTGTCCCTGCCGCTGTGGCTGTGGTCGCGGTGCCGGACGTGCTGTCCTGCCAGACCCCGGTCCCCGTCCCGGACCCGGCTGCGGCTGCGGTCGGCGAGGGAGCCGAAGCGATGACCTCGCTGTCACCCGCAGGGCTCTGACCCGCAGGGCTTTGACCCGTAACGGTCGGCACGCCCGCAGCGGGACCTGCGGAGACGGCGGGGCGCACCGGGACGGTCGGGCCGCTGAGCGCCGGCATGGATTCGACCTCGCCCGCGCCACCGTCTTCCCGCCCCTGGGACACCTCCGTGTCCGCGACCGCGTCCACGCCTTGGCTGTCCTGCCGGCTTATCCGCGGTTCGCCGGTCTGGGGACCCGGCGCGGAGATCGAGCTGCCGGCGCGAGACGAATGAGCAGAACCAGCGCCTGCCGAAGTGCCAGACGTTTCCGGGGCCCCGGACAGCGTCGGCATACGCGAATCCCCCGCGCCCAGCCCGTCGTCCTGGCCGGCTCCGTGCGCTGTCTCCAACACGAGCCCGGTCTCGTCCTGCGACTGCACACCCTCGACCGTGCCGTCCTCGGCCCGAGCCCCGCTCCCCGACGCCGGACCACGCACCTCCCCGCCGGCCCCCGAGGAACCCGCACCGCGCACCTGCGCACCGGCCCCGGCAGAACCCTCCAAACCCGCCCCGCCCCGCCCCGCCCGCAGCTCACCGCCCGCCTCCGCAGCCTCGGGCAAGCCAGACCTGCTGAACACCCCGGTCGCACCAACAGCCCCATCGGCCCTCACCGCAGGCGCGCCCGCACCCTTCACAAGCCCCAAACCGGTATCCATACCGGCGTCCATACCGGTATCCATACCGGTGTCCGAGACGGACACGGAGTCGTCCTCGACATCGGTGAACGACGACGCATCGCTGACATCGCTGAAAACCGACGCCCCGTCACTGAAATCACTGACCTCACTCAGGTCACTGACAACGCTCAGGTCACTGACAACGCTCAGGTCACTGACAACGCTCAGGTTGCCGGGGAACCGTGGAGCATCCGTCAAGTCAGGGACGTCCGCACCCGGCAGGGATCCCGAAGCAGCAACCGCACCGAGTCCGACCTCCGCACCCGGAACTCCGGGGCCGTTCGGCGGAAGCAGGAGCGGGGGCAGAGAGGACAACGTAACGGCAGGCCGCACCATATCCGGCACGCCAGGACCGACACGTCCCTCGACGCCGAGCGCTTCCGGCGGCACCGTGAACCGTGCGCCCTCCCAGTCCCCGACCGCCAACGGGTGAGCGCTGTTGACCCGCACCGCATCCGGCGAGTCCAGCACACCCGGCTTGTCGACGAAAGAGTTGTCGTTCAGCGAAGGCCTCAGGAAAAACTGGTGATGCAGCCCCAGACCCGCCGCACCCACCACAATCTCCGCACTGGTGGTCAACGCACCACTGACACCAGCCATCCAAAAATCTTGCCAACTGAGCCCGGGCTTCCCGTCAAATACCCACCTTTGAAGCCCCATGGCAAACGTCTCAGCCTGACCCTCGTTCACAAAAGCGAACGGAACCTCCGAGCCCTCTTTCAGCCAGCGGTTGTCCTTGAAATGCTTCGTGACAAACTTCCCGTACACCTCGGCCAACGCACCGCCGAACAACCCGGCGAAGAACCCCACGAACGCCGACCTGCCGACGTCGACCCAGTCGAAGCCCTTCCGCTGCCGATCCGGATTGTCCGGCACCGTCATCGACAAGAACTGCGCGAAGAACGACGTGAACGCCTCCTCAAGCGCCTCCAGCACAGCCGTGAACGGCGTCGGCACAGCACGCCCCATCCGCTGCATGATCAAAATGATCTGCAAAGCAGTGCGCGCCCGCACCGCCATCGCCTCAAGCAGCGACGTCCCACCCGTGAACACCGACAACAACGCGATCAACGCCAACTCAAGATTCATGAAAGAGAACTCGATCAGAATCTCGTACTTGGCCTCGGCCAGCTTCCGCGAACGATCGACCTGCCGATCGCCCGTCTTCTCCAGCTCATCCGACATCCGGTACAGATAATTCACACCGTGGTCGTCGACGAACAGCTTCATCGCCCCGATGAACTGCTCCGCCACCGCCGGGGGCATCGAAATCCCCACCTGCGAGATCGCACCCTGCATCGCAGTCGACAACCCCCGCAGGTCATCCGCCAGCTTCTGATACGGCAACCGGCTGTCATAGCCCAGGTCCTCATTCCCCGACGCCACACTGGCGCCCACCCAAACCTCAAGAAACTGCCTGAGGCTCGGAGAGAACTCAATCGCCATATCCGTCTTTCCCTATGCTGAAAGTACTGCTGTTGCGGATGTCCATACGATGCGCCGCCCCGTCCCCAGGGCGACGCAAAAACCCGCCTAGCGTCTCTCCGTCTGCGATCCCTCGTGGTGGATGTCGTCGAGAGCCATGTTCTGCGGATTCTGAACGTATCGTGCCTGCCCGACGAACGCGTGGAGAAGGCCCCCAAATCCACTGCCGACGGAGGCGACCGCTGCACAGGCCCGTTCGAACTCGTCGCGGCACGCCGGCCCAACCTGGTTGGCGAAGTCATCGTCACAACCCTCTTCGCCCCACCAGCCGAAGAATCTCTCCGATCGTTCTTCGAACTCGGGTGCTAGCCGCTCCGCGATCACGCGGGCATCCTCCAATTTCGAGCAGCCCTGCAGGATGCCGTCGGGGTCCGCCGAGTATTCATTGCCCATGCTGTCTCGCTCCCTTCGCCTTCCTGGTGGCATTTCTCTTACCAGCGGGCGCGGGCAACGCTTCCGCTTCGTCCTCGTGGATCTCGTCGCGCAGTCGGTCCGTCGCGCTGGACGGCTTTTCCCCTTGCTCCGCTCCGTCGAGGAGCGAGCCGAAGATAGTCTCCCAGTCCACGCCCACGTGGTCGGAGAAGGACCCGTCACCGATGGCTTTGGTGAGCGGTTCGAAGGTGTCCACCACACGCCGGGCCATCTCCGCGCGGGCCTTCTCGACGGTTTGCAGGATGGCGGAGGACAGTTGGGCGGCTGCCATGTTCTTGTATTTGCCGTCAAGGAATTCCAGGCCGATCAGCGCGCCCTGCGAGCCCACCGTGACCTGCACGGACCTGTCTGTGGACCGTGTGGTGATCGTCGCCTGTCTGAGTTCCGAGTCGGCCTTCGCCACCGCTTCCTCTGTGGCCTTGATCCGGGCCATGGCGTCAGCCAGACGCTGTTCCATGGGTTCCTTCACAGCACTCTCCTCCGATTTCTTCCAACTGTCCTTGCCGGTCTGGTGCGGGCTCATCGCGCACACTGGCGCGGGAACGTTCCCGTCACCGCCCAAGCGCTTGCGGCGCACCACCCTCGTCCGTGCCCCAGACGTCCTCGTCCTCGGCCAGCCAGGTGGTGCGTTCACGGTCTCCGCTCTCGGTGGACTGGTTCTGCTGCGGCCCCATGCCTCCGGCCATCGGGGGGGCGAACGGCATACCGCTGGCCGTCGGCACGGAGCCTCGTGTTTTCACGCTGTTCTCCTGCTCCTCGAGAGTGGTGCCACGCCGGCCGGCACGGCCGACGCCGGGCTCAACCACGGTGCGGGTGCGCTCCGCGGCAGAGCCGCCCTCGCCGCCGCTCCCGCCGCCTCTGCCGGGTGGGAGGAACATCCCCGGGCTTCCGGGATATCCGCCGGGGCCGGCGGAGGCGTTGGCCGCCAGTTGGTCGTCGCGGCCCAGTGCGGACGCCAGATCATCCTGGTTGTAGAGGTTTCCACCGAGTTCCGAGCCGTAGGGCGAGTACGTCGAGGAAAGGCCGCCGGGCTGAGAAAGGCCATCGATCCGCTGACGGATGAGTTGGTTCATGTCCTTCTGGGGGGACCGCAGCCGGTCGGACTCGGACTGGATGTCGGCCATGCGCCGGTCATAGTCGGCCTTGGCCTGCTTCCGGGCCTGTTCCGCGTCCTGGCGAGCGTTGTCACGCTCGTGCTGCGCGGCGTCCTTCTGCCGCTGGTACTCCTCCTTGGCCTTCGCCTCTGCCTGGTCGGCTTTGTGGACGGCGTCCTGCTCGCGCTGGTTGATGTCATCGAGTTTGCGGTCGTACTGGGCCTTGGCTTCCTCGGCGCTGATCTTCCCGTCGGCGAGCGCCTTCTCGTACTCCTTCTTGGCTTGGGCCCGTTCACGATCGGCCTCTTGATGGGCCTGGTCCCGCTGGTCCCTGGCGTCGTCCTGGGCCTGCTCGAAGTCCTTCTTGGCCTGTGCGGCGTGCTGGTCGGCGGCCTGTTCGGCGGTGCCACGCTCGGCTCTGGCGTCGGCCAGGTCACGCTGGTACTGGGCGCGGGCATCGGTCTTGTCCCGCTCCAGGTCGAGCTTGGACTGCGTCTCCTGTTTGAGCGCCTGCTGACGAGCTGCTTCTCGATCGTGGTTAGCCTGATCGCGCGCTGCCTGCTGCTGCTGGGTGGCCTGCTGACGAGCCTGATCCTGCTCATTGCGGAGCCGCTCGCGGTCCTGTTCCTGCTGCTTGCGCGCGTCCTCACGGTCCTTGTCGCTCTGGGCGCGGGCCTCGGACTCGTGATTGCGGGCATCTGTTCGGTCTTTCTCCGCCTGAGCGCGGGCCTCCTGACGGTCCTGCTCCTGCTGCTTGCGGAGCCGTTCGCGTTCAGCGTCGTCCTTGGCCTGCTGCCGGCTCGTCTGGGACATGGCCATCGACTGCTGTTCGGTAGCCTGCTTCTTGGCCTCCGTGCGGTCCTTCTCCGCCTGTGCGCGGGCCTCGTCCTGGGCTTTCTGCTGCTCCGCGCGATCCTGGCCCACCTTCTGACGCGCTTCCGCGCGGTCCTTCTCCGCCTGTGCGCGGGCCTCGTCCTGGTCCTTCTCCGCCTGTGCGCGTGCCTCGTCCTGGTCCTTCTTCGCCTGCTCGCGATCCTTCTGTTGCTGCGCGCGATCCTGGCCCACCTGCTGACGCGCTTCCGCGCGGTCCTTCTCCGCCTGTGCGCGGGCCTCGTCCTGGTCCTTCTTCGCCTCCTGGCGATCCTCATCCGCCTGCTTGCGCGCTTCTTCGCGATCCTTCCGGACCTCTTCGCGGTCCTTGTCCGCCTGATCGCGGGCCTCATCGCGATCCTTCTTCGCCTGCTCGCGATCCTCATCCGACTGCTTGCGGGTCTCATCGCGGTCCTTCTCCGCCTGCTTGCGTTCGTTCTCCACCTGCTCCTTGTTGGCGATCTCGCTGAGGGACTGGTGGTCACGGTCGGTCAGGCTGCCCTCGAACGCCGCGGACACGTCGCGTAGCGCCTCGGTGATGCGCACGACGGATTCAGCGCCCGCCGCGCTCAGCCATTCCTGCGCGTGGTGGTCCCAGCGGCGGATGGCTTCCTCAGCGATCGCTTTCCATGTGCTGATTTCGTTAGGCCGGCCGTAGTCCTTGCCCTCGATGGTGATCATCTGCCGAAAACCCGCGGTCGAGACGAAAACCGTAGTGTCGAACATAGACTCAACGTCGACATCGGTGTGGTCGTACTGGGTGTCGAACAGCTCCAAGCGCACCTGCTGTAGGAGGTCATAGAGCCAGCGATACGGGTTTCTGGTATCGAACCAAGCAAGCCAGGTGTTGTAGAGATTCTCCGCCTCCTGGCGGAGCACGGCCTGGGCGCGGACCAGGGCCCGGGCGGGCTTCGAGGTGAGTTCGTATCCGTCGAGGGACACTTCGCTGGCGTTGCCCTCGCCCCCGTTGAGCTGCTCGGCGTAGCCCTCATAGTTCTTCCGGAGCTTGTGGACAAGGTGCTTGAAGAGGCTGGCTCCGGTGCCGCTCCAGGATTCGCTCGCCTCCCCGATATCTTTGGCGTCCCACTCCTCCATGCGCTTGGCGGCGTCCTCGAAGAAATTGACGGCTCGATCGAAGGATCTGCCCACTTCGGTGAAGGAGAGCAGATCGACGTACAAGCTGTCGTCCACGTTGAGGCCACGGTTGCTGTAGCCGTGGGTGCTGTAGGGCTGGTAAGCGATCTGGGAGAGGGCTTCCCCGGAGCCGTCGATGTACTGGTACAGGGCGCGGCTGTCCCACTTGACGTACTGGCCGTCTTTGTTATCGCGGCCTTGGTCTTTCAGGACGCCGCTCGAGAACTCGCCACCGACGAATGATTCCTCACCGCCCGGCGGATTGCTTTTGTCCTCACCAAGCCCAATGAAGGTGATGTACGCCCACCACCTGTCCAGGCGGCTCCCCGAGCCGGGTTCGGTGGGTCCGTAGGCCGCCAGGAAGAAGGGTATGACGTAGTCAGTGTTGTCGTACTGCCAACCGCCGCCGGACACGAAATTGGCGTCGAACTCGGACCCCTCATGCGGCATTCGCACGTGCATCAGCGGAATGCCTTCGTTTCCCTTGATGTCGTCGAACAGCGTCTTCCGCTCCGGCAGCACATAGCCGGTGAGCATGTCGACTGCTTTTTTCCAGTAATCGTCGTTGTTCATGCTCGGGTCAGGCATCACTGGGCTCCGCTGCGTAAGGGGGAAGACGACCCGTCCGGGCCCTGCTAGTTCTGGGTCTGGTCTTGGCCAGTACTCGAGATGTCGCTGTCGACGTCGTCGAAGATATCCAGGAACTCATCAGCGGAAATCTCGTCGAGGCTCTTCTTCTGATTTTCCGTCAGCTCTTTGATGGTTTCCCAGAGCGCATCCTCCAGATCCGCGAAGAGGACTTTGTGATCGGTGAAGATCTTGTTGATGTCCGTTGCCGTCTTTTTGACCTTCTCGTTCAGGGCGGAGCCGCCGACCAGATCGCCGTCGCCCGCCATGGGGCCGAGAATCAGCGGGCGTTTGGACATGATCGTCTTGCTGGAGATGTCACCGAGGCTGATGGTCTCCATCGACAGCCCGCTGGGATCGTCCTTGAGAAGGTTCTCCAAGGCCGCCCGGAACTCTACGACGTGCTCTTTGATGAACTCCTTCAGCCAATCGCTGTCGAGGACTGTGGTCGTGGGTGCCATGGAGGTTCCTTTCTCCTCTTCAGGCAGATGCGGATCGCCGGCCGTGGGCTCCCGGAATCAGGGATCTGCCGCTCACACGAATCGGGGGCGGGGCATGGTGCCCGCGATGAACCTGCGCTGCCGGCCTCGCCCGGCACGGCTGAGGCCGGCAGCACTGGTCTGCGAGCTTGCTCTTGTACGACTGTGGTGCGCGAACTCGGCAGCGGTCAGCGACCGCCTATCCGGATGTCGCCCCACTTCTGCGCAAGGTTCTGCTCGGTGAAGCGGTAGTTGCCGGAGATGTCGGTGAGCAGGGACGAGTGGCTGGCCAACAGGGTCTTCATGTTCTCCACGGCCTGGTCCCACTTGGCCTGGACTTCGCTGTAGACCTGCCTGTCGTCACCGACCCAGCTGTTGCGCAGCTCAGAGAGCTCCATTTCGAGGTTCGCCAAGATGCTCATGATCGCCTGTGTCTGGCTGACCATGTCCTCCGCCGCGTTCTCGGTGTGGCGGTAGTCGACGTATATGTAGCCGTCGCTCAAGTCCATCGATTTGATTCCTCAATTCACCATGTGATGCCGGTTGAGGGCAGCTGCCAGTGGGCGGGGCAGGAGCCTGTGGATGCGGGGGTTCCTTCGAGCCAACGAGGGCGGATCAGTGGCCGATCACATCTGTGGGACTAGGCCGCTCAGGGGTTGAGCTGGTCGAACACAGAGCCGGACTTGCCGATCTCGCTACTGATCGAGTCGTTCGCAGAGCCCTGCGTCATACCGTGCTCGCTCAGCGTCTGGTTGAGCTCGTCGATCATGCGGTCGAGGTTCGACAGGATGATTTCGGCGTTCTGGTCCCACTGGTCCAGCAGGCTGCCGAAGGCACCACCGTCGGCGCCTCCGTAGCCGGAGCTGAGGTTCGTCCTCGTGCTCTGGACGTCCTGCTGGCACCTCAGGACACCGCCGCGGGCCTGCTCGAGCGCCGAGATTCCATTTCGGGTCGCGCCTACTTCTGATTGCTGCATGGCCGCCACGCGCATTCTCCTCTCAAAGAAGGATTACGGCATTCAACCCCCCGAGGACTCCATCGCTGCTCGCATTCTGTGCGCGCAGCACGCCAGACCGTTTGTCCACGGGGCGGCGCCTCAGGGGGGCAACCCCGGATACTAGACAAGGAACACGGCGTCAGGCAACGCATCGACGTGTGGGAATGACCCATGAAATGACGCTCAAATGCTCAGCTGAGCAGAATTCAATTGCAAGGCCGCTCACCTGAGCATTAATGCGGACCACAGACGGGCACTTTGGACATAGAGCCCCTCCATGTCACGGTCGACAACAGCAAAGACACCGACAGTGAAGCTCAAATCTTCATCAAGTCTTCGGCCCCAAAAGCCCAGGACGGTGCCTGATTGGACGATTCTGTAAACAGACGGGCTATTTACCGGTTTTGCACCGCATGCTGAAGACATGTCCGCCCGTTGACGCGGACTCGGGGTCAAGGTCTGGCCCAGTGGGCAGCATCGCCAGCAACGGCGCGGGGAGCGCCTGCGGCCGCGTCCCCTCATAGCCCAGGGCCTTGACGGCTTCCTGCGACGGAAGCCAGTACTTCA
This is a stretch of genomic DNA from Streptomyces sp. NBC_01717. It encodes these proteins:
- a CDS encoding YbaB/EbfC family nucleoid-associated protein: MSPHQTGKDSWKKSEESAVKEPMEQRLADAMARIKATEEAVAKADSELRQATITTRSTDRSVQVTVGSQGALIGLEFLDGKYKNMAAAQLSSAILQTVEKARAEMARRVVDTFEPLTKAIGDGSFSDHVGVDWETIFGSLLDGAEQGEKPSSATDRLRDEIHEDEAEALPAPAGKRNATRKAKGARQHGQ
- a CDS encoding AAWKG family protein (Members of this family are unrelated to eukaryotic Tcp10, although some members contain a repetitive region similar to a C-terminal repeat region of Tcp10.) — protein: MNNDDYWKKAVDMLTGYVLPERKTLFDDIKGNEGIPLMHVRMPHEGSEFDANFVSGGGWQYDNTDYVIPFFLAAYGPTEPGSGSRLDRWWAYITFIGLGEDKSNPPGGEESFVGGEFSSGVLKDQGRDNKDGQYVKWDSRALYQYIDGSGEALSQIAYQPYSTHGYSNRGLNVDDSLYVDLLSFTEVGRSFDRAVNFFEDAAKRMEEWDAKDIGEASESWSGTGASLFKHLVHKLRKNYEGYAEQLNGGEGNASEVSLDGYELTSKPARALVRAQAVLRQEAENLYNTWLAWFDTRNPYRWLYDLLQQVRLELFDTQYDHTDVDVESMFDTTVFVSTAGFRQMITIEGKDYGRPNEISTWKAIAEEAIRRWDHHAQEWLSAAGAESVVRITEALRDVSAAFEGSLTDRDHQSLSEIANKEQVENERKQAEKDRDETRKQSDEDREQAKKDRDEARDQADKDREEVRKDREEARKQADEDRQEAKKDQDEARAQAEKDRAEARQQVGQDRAQQQKDREQAKKDQDEARAQAEKDQDEARAQAEKDRAEARQKVGQDRAEQQKAQDEARAQAEKDRTEAKKQATEQQSMAMSQTSRQQAKDDAERERLRKQQEQDRQEARAQAEKDRTDARNHESEARAQSDKDREDARKQQEQDRERLRNEQDQARQQATQQQQAARDQANHDREAARQQALKQETQSKLDLERDKTDARAQYQRDLADARAERGTAEQAADQHAAQAKKDFEQAQDDARDQRDQAHQEADRERAQAKKEYEKALADGKISAEEAKAQYDRKLDDINQREQDAVHKADQAEAKAKEEYQRQKDAAQHERDNARQDAEQARKQAKADYDRRMADIQSESDRLRSPQKDMNQLIRQRIDGLSQPGGLSSTYSPYGSELGGNLYNQDDLASALGRDDQLAANASAGPGGYPGSPGMFLPPGRGGGSGGEGGSAAERTRTVVEPGVGRAGRRGTTLEEQENSVKTRGSVPTASGMPFAPPMAGGMGPQQNQSTESGDRERTTWLAEDEDVWGTDEGGAPQALGR
- a CDS encoding type VII secretion system-associated protein; translated protein: MAPTTTVLDSDWLKEFIKEHVVEFRAALENLLKDDPSGLSMETISLGDISSKTIMSKRPLILGPMAGDGDLVGGSALNEKVKKTATDINKIFTDHKVLFADLEDALWETIKELTENQKKSLDEISADEFLDIFDDVDSDISSTGQDQTQN
- a CDS encoding WXG100 family type VII secretion target, coding for MDLSDGYIYVDYRHTENAAEDMVSQTQAIMSILANLEMELSELRNSWVGDDRQVYSEVQAKWDQAVENMKTLLASHSSLLTDISGNYRFTEQNLAQKWGDIRIGGR
- a CDS encoding WXG100 family type VII secretion target, which codes for MRVAAMQQSEVGATRNGISALEQARGGVLRCQQDVQSTRTNLSSGYGGADGGAFGSLLDQWDQNAEIILSNLDRMIDELNQTLSEHGMTQGSANDSISSEIGKSGSVFDQLNP